One window from the genome of Acuticoccus sp. I52.16.1 encodes:
- a CDS encoding circadian clock KaiB family protein produces MIYRLSLYVSGESARSYAAIRHIESIAKTHLPNAYELEFVDVLKDPARAERDKILATPTLVREQPGPRKKIMGEFANHLAVIEALEIEVYGPGAQN; encoded by the coding sequence ATGATCTATCGTCTTAGCCTGTACGTCAGTGGCGAGAGCGCTCGCTCCTACGCGGCGATCCGGCACATCGAGTCGATCGCCAAGACCCATCTCCCCAACGCCTACGAACTCGAATTCGTGGATGTCCTGAAAGACCCCGCACGGGCCGAGCGTGACAAGATCCTCGCCACGCCGACCCTGGTGCGCGAACAGCCTGGACCGCGCAAGAAAATCATGGGCGAATTCGCCAATCACCTGGCCGTCATCGAGGCTCTGGAGATCGAAGTCTACGGACCCGGGGCACAGAACTAA
- the kaiC gene encoding circadian clock protein KaiC gives MSIDPHYTLPKIASGINGFDAISYGGLPEGGSTLIAGASGSGKTVFSLQVLYAGVNDHDENAVFVTFEERPARLLRNVLGFGWDLQSLIDRKKLAIVDVTPEPQEEQVDLGTLNLSALLARIEAAVKTVSARRVVLDSIGSLFPQFADPGMVRRELLRIISHCMDLGTTVLVTVERSENEGQIGRFGVEEYIADNVIVLRNRLENETRRRTIEILKCRGTDHQRGEFPFTIDREDGVTVVPLSSTTLYQRAPNTRITSGIEVLDRMTGGGLYESSILLVSGATGTGKTLMVAETVRAAINNGERMLLFAAEEAREQLTRNAAAWGVDFDGAESSGLLRIASHSPEEVGLEDHLLRMKRQIADFKPKRIAVDSLSAFERVSTPKSFREFVIGLTSHIKVMQITAVFTNTTSLLMGTESVTETHISTITDSIILLRYVEINGEMRRGVMVLKMRGTWHEKAIREYVIDANGMRILGPFTGIHGILSGVPTYTISSESHRLGSLIPDDED, from the coding sequence ATGTCGATCGATCCGCACTACACGCTTCCCAAGATCGCCTCCGGTATCAACGGTTTCGACGCAATCTCCTACGGCGGCCTGCCGGAAGGGGGCTCGACGCTGATCGCCGGCGCCTCCGGCAGCGGCAAGACCGTCTTCTCGCTCCAGGTGCTGTACGCCGGCGTCAACGACCACGACGAGAACGCCGTCTTCGTCACCTTCGAGGAACGGCCGGCACGCCTGCTGCGCAACGTCCTGGGCTTCGGCTGGGACCTTCAGTCGCTGATCGACCGCAAGAAGCTCGCGATCGTCGACGTCACGCCCGAGCCGCAGGAGGAGCAGGTCGACCTCGGCACGCTGAACCTGTCGGCGTTGCTGGCGCGCATCGAGGCGGCGGTGAAGACCGTCTCGGCCAGGCGCGTGGTGCTGGATTCGATCGGCTCGCTGTTCCCCCAGTTCGCCGATCCCGGCATGGTCCGCCGCGAGCTGTTGCGCATCATCTCCCATTGCATGGACCTCGGGACCACCGTGCTCGTCACGGTGGAACGCTCCGAGAACGAGGGGCAGATCGGCCGTTTCGGGGTCGAGGAATACATCGCCGACAACGTCATCGTGCTGCGCAACCGCCTCGAAAACGAGACGCGACGGCGCACGATCGAGATCCTGAAGTGCCGCGGCACCGACCACCAGCGCGGCGAGTTCCCCTTCACCATCGACCGCGAGGACGGGGTGACGGTGGTGCCGCTGTCGTCCACCACGCTGTACCAGCGCGCGCCCAATACCCGCATCACCTCCGGTATCGAGGTGCTGGACCGCATGACCGGCGGGGGCCTCTACGAGAGCTCGATCCTCCTGGTCTCGGGCGCGACCGGGACCGGCAAGACGCTGATGGTCGCCGAAACCGTGCGCGCCGCGATCAACAACGGCGAACGCATGCTGCTCTTCGCCGCGGAGGAGGCGCGCGAGCAGCTCACCCGCAACGCGGCCGCCTGGGGGGTCGACTTCGACGGCGCGGAATCGTCCGGCCTCCTGCGTATCGCCAGCCATTCGCCCGAAGAGGTCGGCCTGGAGGATCACCTCCTGCGCATGAAGCGGCAGATCGCCGACTTCAAGCCCAAGCGCATCGCCGTCGACAGCCTTTCGGCCTTCGAGCGCGTGTCGACGCCCAAGTCGTTCCGCGAGTTCGTGATCGGCCTCACCTCGCACATCAAGGTGATGCAGATCACCGCCGTCTTCACCAACACGACGTCGCTGCTGATGGGCACCGAGTCGGTCACCGAGACGCACATCTCGACGATCACCGACTCGATCATCCTGCTGCGCTACGTCGAGATCAACGGCGAGATGCGGCGGGGCGTGATGGTGCTGAAGATGCGCGGCACGTGGCACGAAAAGGCCATCCGCGAATACGTCATCGACGCCAACGGCATGCGCATCCTCGGCCCGTTCACCGGGATCCATGGCATCCTGTCGGGTGTGCCCACGTATACCATCAGCTCCGAGTCGCATCGGCTCGGCTCCCTGATACCCGACGACGAGGACTGA
- a CDS encoding ATP-binding protein, with translation MVRIVRTRGEDELDPLAGFDLDGPTRISAVLVDDLAAARSALRERDILLVNPADLVDGALPAWVVERGRKHLVVAIADAHWPHALPAAVIVLESAAHLVSSAPLLARWGAQLDAAQREARDLGELVDANPDAVVVTDDGGIVLRANAAAVAMFVAPGEELVGQSLAFSVGDNGTGQLEFLAEGQRRIGEIRLASVDWNGAPATLALVRDVTDKVDLQDQLAQSQKADAIRLMAGGISHEFNNMLVVAMTNLYFLRTHVGGEGSDLLDKIDEVVDRLRVLSEQIRILSQSHTSEARRTDLGALVAEHTPILRSAIPADIELEVDEPTERYLVVVDPNEMRQVVMNLVVNAMSATSAGGTIRIATGMVHGAPNGLPEGDWSTLTVSDTGSGIAPEDMPRIFDPFFTTKPVGAGRGLGLSVSRAYVRRAGGTIDVRSTPGKGTVVTIYLPGEGGVPEVAGAIVRKDDAAPHILLIEDDSDVATVVSKVLERGGFKVTWRDNGLEGKGLIEADQSIRLVVSDVVMPKLGGRDLAEWLIRDRPHVKLLLMTGYTDRVEWLEEIRDDTRDYILKPFPPKRLLSSVRRLLD, from the coding sequence ATGGTTCGGATCGTTCGCACGCGCGGCGAGGACGAACTCGATCCCCTCGCCGGCTTCGACCTCGACGGCCCGACCCGCATATCCGCCGTGCTGGTGGACGACCTGGCCGCCGCCCGCTCGGCCCTGCGCGAGCGGGACATCCTGCTGGTCAACCCGGCGGACCTCGTGGACGGCGCGCTGCCCGCATGGGTGGTCGAACGTGGGCGCAAGCATCTCGTCGTCGCCATTGCCGATGCACACTGGCCGCATGCCTTGCCCGCGGCGGTGATCGTCCTGGAGTCGGCGGCACACCTCGTCAGCTCGGCCCCGCTGCTGGCCCGCTGGGGCGCGCAGCTCGACGCCGCCCAGCGCGAGGCACGCGACCTCGGCGAGCTGGTCGACGCCAACCCCGACGCGGTGGTGGTGACCGACGACGGCGGCATCGTGCTGCGGGCGAACGCGGCTGCGGTGGCCATGTTCGTGGCGCCGGGAGAAGAGCTGGTCGGCCAGTCGCTCGCCTTCTCCGTCGGCGACAACGGCACCGGCCAGCTCGAATTCCTGGCGGAGGGGCAACGGCGCATCGGCGAGATCCGCCTGGCCTCGGTGGACTGGAACGGCGCGCCGGCCACCCTCGCCCTGGTTCGCGACGTGACCGACAAGGTGGACCTGCAGGACCAGCTCGCGCAATCGCAGAAGGCCGATGCGATCCGGCTGATGGCGGGCGGCATCTCGCACGAGTTCAACAACATGCTCGTCGTCGCGATGACGAACCTCTACTTCCTGCGCACCCATGTCGGCGGCGAAGGATCGGACCTGCTCGACAAGATCGACGAGGTGGTCGACCGGTTGCGCGTCCTCTCCGAGCAGATCCGCATCCTGTCGCAGAGCCATACCTCCGAGGCGCGGCGGACCGACCTCGGCGCGCTGGTCGCCGAGCATACCCCGATCCTGCGGTCCGCCATCCCGGCCGACATCGAGTTGGAGGTCGACGAGCCGACCGAGCGATACCTCGTCGTCGTCGACCCCAACGAGATGCGCCAGGTGGTGATGAACCTCGTCGTCAACGCCATGAGCGCGACCAGCGCCGGCGGGACGATCCGCATCGCCACCGGCATGGTGCACGGCGCGCCCAACGGCCTGCCGGAGGGCGACTGGTCGACCCTGACGGTGAGCGACACGGGCAGCGGGATCGCCCCGGAGGACATGCCGCGCATCTTCGACCCGTTCTTCACCACCAAGCCGGTCGGGGCGGGGCGCGGCCTCGGCCTCTCGGTGAGCCGGGCGTACGTGCGACGCGCGGGCGGCACGATCGACGTGCGCTCGACCCCCGGCAAGGGCACCGTCGTCACCATCTACCTGCCGGGCGAGGGCGGCGTCCCGGAGGTCGCCGGGGCGATCGTCCGGAAAGACGATGCGGCCCCGCACATCCTCCTCATCGAGGACGACAGCGACGTCGCCACCGTGGTGAGCAAGGTGCTGGAGCGCGGCGGCTTCAAGGTGACGTGGCGCGACAACGGCCTGGAGGGCAAGGGCCTGATCGAAGCCGACCAGTCGATCCGGCTGGTGGTCAGCGACGTGGTGATGCCCAAACTCGGCGGGCGCGACCTCGCCGAGTGGCTGATCCGCGACCGGCCGCACGTGAAGCTCCTGCTGATGACGGGCTACACGGATCGCGTCGAGTGGCTGGAGGAGATCCGCGACGACACGCGCGACTACATCCTCAAACCGTTCCCGCCCAAGCGGCTCCTGTCCAGCGTGCGCCGCCTGCTCGACTGA
- a CDS encoding LysR family transcriptional regulator, whose translation MTIDGIDLSRVDLNLLVHLEALLAERNVTRAAARVGLSQSAMSHNLARLRALFDDELLTRGPEGLRLTPRAMALTGPVDATLADVRTLLARDDAFDPATAERTFRLGLPDSMEMLIGPPLLAHLRAHAPGIRLRLHNIDSVEVLDDLDADHIELAIGYGDYPHGRAHHKWRLLFSESYVCMFSAAQTGKRAPLSLEDYTSVPHILTSLRHGEGVRGVVDDALEALGLARTVVLTTPRFLGVAALVARAPVLVTMHARVARLFADEYGLDLSPPPVEIDDVAVSLLWHASHGNDAGHAWLRNLVVQLVGELRQR comes from the coding sequence GTGACTATCGATGGCATCGATCTCTCGCGGGTCGATCTGAACCTTCTGGTCCACCTCGAGGCGCTGCTGGCGGAGCGCAACGTGACACGGGCGGCGGCGCGTGTCGGGCTCAGTCAGTCGGCGATGAGTCACAACCTCGCCCGCCTGCGCGCGCTGTTCGACGACGAGCTGCTGACGCGTGGCCCCGAGGGCCTGCGCCTCACCCCGCGCGCGATGGCGCTGACGGGCCCGGTCGACGCCACGCTCGCCGACGTGCGCACTCTGCTCGCCCGCGACGACGCGTTCGACCCCGCCACCGCCGAGCGCACCTTCCGCCTCGGCCTGCCCGACAGCATGGAGATGCTGATCGGGCCACCTCTGCTGGCGCACCTGCGCGCGCACGCGCCCGGCATCCGGCTGCGGCTGCACAACATCGACTCGGTCGAGGTGCTGGACGACCTGGACGCCGACCATATCGAGCTGGCGATCGGCTATGGCGATTATCCGCACGGGCGCGCGCATCACAAATGGCGCCTGCTCTTCTCGGAGAGCTATGTCTGCATGTTCTCCGCGGCGCAGACGGGCAAGCGCGCGCCGCTGTCACTGGAGGACTACACCAGCGTGCCGCACATCCTCACCAGCCTGCGCCACGGCGAAGGGGTGCGCGGGGTGGTGGACGACGCGTTGGAGGCGCTGGGGCTGGCGCGCACAGTCGTGCTGACGACGCCGCGGTTCCTCGGCGTTGCCGCGCTGGTCGCCCGCGCGCCGGTGCTGGTGACGATGCACGCCCGCGTCGCCCGCCTGTTCGCCGACGAATACGGCCTCGACCTCAGCCCGCCGCCGGTCGAGATCGACGACGTGGCCGTCTCGCTCCTGTGGCACGCGTCGCACGGCAACGACGCGGGGCACGCGTGGCTGCGCAACCTGGTGGTGCAGCTGGTGGGCGAATTGCGCCAGCGTTGA
- a CDS encoding hydrogen peroxide-inducible genes activator, with the protein MTTLRQLRFLVALSDTLNFSRAAEACHVTQPTLSTGLKELELALGAQLAERSRHSVVLTPVGAEVARRARTVLAEIGELEHVARASAVFGTGSIRFGAIPTVGPFLMPRALPLIRATFPQLRLYLREELTASLVDGLVAGRLDLALIALPHDLPAEIDTQALFDDGYQLTVPRGHPLANREAVEGRDLEGRELLLLERGHCLQRHALSSFPDLALAKDDTFAATSLPTLVAMVEQGIGLTLLPNVAVAAGVARGHDVALTDLAGARPRRVVLAYRASSAQKDLFAALGAELVEARGLLFAEADRPAA; encoded by the coding sequence ATGACCACCCTGCGTCAGCTCCGCTTTCTCGTCGCCTTGTCCGACACGCTCAACTTCTCGCGGGCGGCGGAGGCCTGCCACGTCACGCAGCCGACCCTGTCGACCGGGCTCAAGGAGCTCGAGCTGGCGCTGGGCGCGCAGCTGGCCGAGCGCAGCCGCCACTCGGTGGTGCTGACGCCGGTGGGCGCCGAGGTGGCGCGGCGGGCGCGCACGGTGCTGGCGGAAATCGGCGAGCTGGAGCACGTCGCCCGCGCCTCGGCGGTGTTCGGCACCGGGTCGATCCGCTTCGGCGCGATCCCGACGGTCGGTCCCTTCCTGATGCCGCGCGCGCTGCCGCTCATCCGCGCGACCTTTCCGCAGCTGCGGCTCTATCTCCGCGAGGAGCTGACCGCCTCGCTGGTCGACGGGCTCGTCGCCGGGCGGCTGGACCTGGCGCTCATCGCCCTGCCGCACGACCTCCCGGCCGAGATCGACACGCAGGCCCTGTTCGACGACGGCTACCAGCTCACCGTGCCGCGCGGGCATCCTCTGGCGAACCGCGAGGCGGTTGAGGGGCGCGACCTCGAGGGGCGGGAGCTGCTGCTGCTGGAGCGCGGCCACTGCCTCCAGCGCCACGCCTTGTCGAGTTTCCCGGACCTCGCTCTCGCCAAGGACGACACCTTCGCGGCGACGAGCCTGCCGACGCTGGTGGCGATGGTCGAGCAGGGGATCGGGCTGACGCTGCTGCCCAACGTCGCCGTCGCCGCCGGCGTGGCGCGCGGTCACGACGTGGCGCTCACCGACCTCGCCGGGGCGCGGCCGCGCCGTGTGGTGCTGGCCTACCGCGCGTCCTCGGCGCAGAAGGACCTCTTCGCAGCGCTCGGCGCCGAGCTGGTCGAGGCGCGCGGGCTGCTCTTCGCCGAGGCGGACCGGCCGGCGGCGTAG
- a CDS encoding YeeE/YedE family protein — MPTDFTPIASLAGGALIGLSAVMLMALLGRILGATGILAGALGFGERAEWPMRVALIAGMALGPALALLLTGAWPPVEVPAGPWGLVLGGLLVGVGVTLGGGCTSGHGVCGLARLSPRSMVATSTFMLATFATVFVLRHILGA; from the coding sequence TTGCCGACAGACTTCACCCCGATCGCCTCGCTCGCCGGCGGTGCCCTCATCGGCCTCTCGGCGGTCATGCTTATGGCGCTGCTGGGGCGCATCCTCGGCGCCACCGGCATCCTCGCCGGCGCGCTCGGCTTCGGCGAGCGGGCCGAATGGCCGATGCGCGTCGCCCTGATCGCCGGAATGGCACTGGGGCCGGCGCTCGCGCTGCTGCTGACCGGCGCCTGGCCGCCGGTCGAGGTGCCGGCCGGGCCGTGGGGGCTGGTCCTCGGCGGTCTCCTCGTCGGTGTCGGCGTCACTCTCGGCGGTGGCTGCACCTCGGGGCACGGGGTGTGCGGCCTCGCCCGCCTGTCGCCCCGCTCGATGGTCGCCACGTCGACCTTCATGCTCGCCACCTTCGCCACGGTCTTCGTGCTGCGCCACATCCTGGGAGCCTGA
- a CDS encoding DUF6691 family protein, producing the protein MRVLAAILTGAVFGLGITISGMGNPAKVLNFFDLAGTWDPSLAFVMGGALAVTFAGYRLVLVRPRPLLASRFALPADTAIDRRLVGGSALFGVGWGIAGFCPGGALPMLGTGVADVFVFVAALAAGIVATRLVPARAASDESHPAATAASKRRT; encoded by the coding sequence ATGCGCGTCCTCGCCGCCATCCTCACCGGTGCCGTCTTCGGGCTCGGCATCACCATCTCGGGCATGGGCAACCCGGCCAAGGTGCTGAATTTCTTCGACCTCGCCGGCACCTGGGATCCGTCTCTCGCTTTCGTCATGGGCGGGGCGTTGGCGGTCACCTTCGCCGGATATCGCCTCGTGCTCGTCCGTCCGCGGCCCCTCCTCGCCTCCCGCTTCGCCCTCCCGGCCGACACCGCGATCGACCGGCGGCTCGTCGGCGGTTCGGCGCTGTTCGGCGTCGGCTGGGGGATCGCCGGCTTCTGCCCCGGCGGCGCATTGCCGATGCTCGGCACCGGCGTGGCGGACGTCTTCGTCTTCGTCGCCGCCCTCGCCGCCGGGATCGTCGCGACGCGCCTCGTCCCGGCCCGCGCGGCATCCGACGAGAGCCACCCGGCCGCCACCGCGGCCAGCAAACGGAGGACGTGA
- a CDS encoding MBL fold metallo-hydrolase, producing MQDPVDLTVKPEVEGFFDPDTHTISYVVKDPASNACAIVDSVMDIDYAAGRISTDHADRIIAFVRSRGLAVEWLIETHVHADHLSAAPYIQRELGGRLGIGRNITVVQETFGKIFNEGTEFQRDGSQFDRLFDDGDTYTVGTMKGTALHTPGHTPACMTHVMGDAAFVGDTLFMPDGGSARADFPGGDAEKLYDSIQKVLALPGATRLFMCHDYGPGGREIRWETTVADERAHNIHVGGGRTKAEFVRFRTERDATLAMPRLILPSLQVNMKAGQLPQEEQNGKRYLKVPLNGL from the coding sequence ATGCAGGATCCGGTCGATCTAACGGTAAAGCCCGAAGTCGAAGGCTTCTTCGACCCCGACACCCATACGATCTCGTACGTTGTAAAGGACCCCGCGTCGAACGCCTGCGCGATCGTCGACAGCGTGATGGACATCGACTACGCCGCCGGCCGCATCTCCACCGACCACGCCGACCGGATCATCGCCTTCGTCAGATCGCGCGGCCTGGCTGTGGAGTGGCTGATCGAGACGCACGTCCACGCCGACCACCTGTCGGCCGCGCCCTACATCCAGCGGGAGCTGGGCGGCCGGCTCGGCATCGGCCGCAACATCACCGTGGTGCAGGAGACGTTCGGCAAGATCTTCAACGAGGGGACGGAGTTCCAGCGCGACGGCTCCCAGTTCGACCGCCTGTTCGACGATGGCGACACCTACACCGTCGGCACGATGAAGGGCACGGCGCTGCACACTCCCGGCCACACCCCGGCCTGCATGACGCACGTCATGGGCGATGCGGCGTTCGTGGGCGATACGCTGTTCATGCCAGACGGCGGCTCGGCGCGGGCCGACTTCCCGGGCGGCGATGCGGAAAAGCTCTACGATTCCATCCAAAAGGTGCTGGCGCTGCCGGGCGCGACGCGACTCTTCATGTGCCACGATTACGGCCCCGGCGGACGCGAGATCCGCTGGGAGACGACGGTGGCCGACGAAAGGGCGCACAACATCCACGTCGGCGGTGGGCGCACGAAGGCGGAGTTTGTCCGGTTCCGCACCGAACGTGACGCGACGCTTGCGATGCCGCGCCTCATCCTCCCCTCGCTGCAAGTGAACATGAAGGCCGGCCAGCTCCCGCAGGAGGAGCAGAACGGCAAGCGCTACCTCAAGGTGCCGCTGAACGGGCTATGA
- a CDS encoding DUF3775 domain-containing protein, which yields MSLRERSGARELNIDDDLVRLIVAKSRAALFEVPDSEADDVEMEIEIDSATSLSRGDENSLSDERMPDETREEASAMIDSLNVDEQAELLALTYIGRGDYEPAELETAVREAKAAASGPASATLFEIEVFPTHLESGLDSYLAWVDRQAA from the coding sequence ATGAGCCTCCGGGAGCGCAGCGGCGCACGCGAACTCAACATCGACGACGACCTCGTGCGTCTGATCGTCGCCAAGTCCCGCGCGGCCCTCTTCGAGGTGCCGGACTCGGAGGCGGACGACGTGGAGATGGAGATCGAGATCGACTCGGCGACCTCGCTGTCGCGCGGAGACGAGAACTCCCTGTCCGACGAACGCATGCCGGACGAGACGCGGGAGGAGGCGTCCGCGATGATCGACTCGCTCAACGTCGACGAGCAGGCCGAACTGCTGGCGCTCACCTACATCGGCCGCGGCGACTACGAGCCGGCCGAGTTGGAGACCGCCGTGCGTGAGGCGAAGGCCGCGGCATCCGGCCCCGCCAGCGCGACCCTCTTCGAGATCGAGGTGTTTCCCACCCATCTGGAGAGCGGGCTCGACTCCTACCTCGCCTGGGTCGACCGTCAGGCGGCCTGA
- the ffh gene encoding signal recognition particle protein yields MFESLSDRLSGIFDKLTGRGALSEADVDAAMREIRRALLEADVALPVVRQFVEEVRKEAVGATVVKSVTPGQMVVKIVHDELVKMLGETAEPISLAAAAPVPIMMVGLQGSGKTTTSAKIGLRLQKREKKRVLMASLDTQRPAAQEQLRVLGEENGIETLKIVPGQNPRQIAERAMTAGRLGGYDVVILDTAGRLSIDEALMTEIADIKRATNPHEILLVADSLTGQDAVATAKAFDERMNVTGIVLTRVDGDGRGGAALSMRATTGKPIKLIGVGEKADALDEFHPRRIADRILGMGDIVSLVEKAAEHVDAEKAAAMAQKMAKGGFDLNDLKDQLGQMEKMGGLGGLMGMMPGIGKMKKEMAAAGLDDGIIKKQVAIINSMTKIERKKPDILKASRKKRIAAGSGTEVAEVNKLLKMHRQMADMMKMMGKKKGGMMGGLGQMLGMGGGGVPDMPKGLEGMNPADLEKLAKQMPQGGMPGGMGGGMPPGGLPGLGGPGGLPGLGGPGMPGLPGLGGGHGKGKRQKGKRK; encoded by the coding sequence ATGTTCGAGAGCCTTTCGGATCGCCTCTCCGGCATCTTCGACAAGCTGACCGGCCGCGGCGCCCTGTCCGAGGCCGACGTCGACGCCGCGATGCGCGAGATCCGCCGCGCTCTGCTGGAGGCGGACGTCGCCCTCCCGGTGGTGCGGCAGTTCGTCGAGGAGGTGCGCAAGGAGGCCGTCGGCGCCACGGTCGTGAAGTCGGTCACGCCGGGCCAGATGGTCGTCAAGATCGTCCACGACGAGCTGGTGAAGATGCTGGGCGAGACCGCCGAGCCGATCTCGCTCGCCGCCGCGGCCCCGGTGCCGATCATGATGGTCGGCCTGCAGGGCTCGGGCAAGACGACGACGTCGGCCAAGATCGGCCTGCGGTTGCAGAAGCGCGAGAAGAAGCGCGTGCTGATGGCCTCGCTCGACACCCAGCGCCCGGCCGCGCAGGAACAGCTTCGCGTCCTCGGCGAAGAGAACGGCATCGAGACCCTGAAGATCGTGCCGGGCCAGAACCCGCGCCAGATCGCCGAGCGGGCGATGACCGCGGGCCGCCTCGGCGGTTACGACGTCGTCATTCTCGACACCGCCGGCCGCCTGTCGATCGACGAAGCCTTGATGACCGAGATCGCGGACATCAAGCGTGCCACCAACCCGCACGAGATCCTGCTGGTGGCCGACAGCCTGACCGGCCAGGACGCCGTCGCCACCGCCAAGGCGTTCGACGAGCGGATGAACGTCACCGGCATCGTCCTGACCCGCGTCGACGGTGACGGGCGCGGCGGTGCGGCGCTCTCCATGCGCGCCACCACCGGCAAGCCGATCAAGCTCATCGGCGTCGGCGAGAAGGCCGACGCGCTGGACGAGTTCCACCCGCGCCGCATCGCCGACCGCATCCTCGGCATGGGCGACATCGTCTCCCTGGTGGAGAAGGCGGCCGAGCACGTCGACGCCGAAAAAGCCGCCGCCATGGCCCAGAAGATGGCCAAGGGCGGGTTCGACCTCAACGACCTGAAGGACCAGCTCGGTCAGATGGAGAAGATGGGCGGGCTCGGCGGGCTGATGGGCATGATGCCCGGCATCGGCAAGATGAAGAAGGAGATGGCCGCCGCCGGACTCGACGACGGGATCATCAAGAAGCAGGTCGCCATCATCAACTCGATGACCAAGATCGAGCGCAAGAAGCCCGACATCCTGAAGGCGAGCCGCAAGAAGCGCATCGCCGCGGGCTCGGGCACCGAGGTCGCCGAGGTCAACAAGCTCCTGAAGATGCACCGCCAGATGGCGGACATGATGAAGATGATGGGCAAGAAGAAGGGCGGCATGATGGGCGGCCTCGGGCAGATGCTCGGCATGGGCGGCGGCGGCGTTCCCGACATGCCGAAGGGCCTGGAAGGCATGAACCCGGCCGACCTCGAGAAGCTCGCCAAGCAGATGCCCCAAGGCGGTATGCCCGGCGGGATGGGCGGCGGCATGCCGCCCGGCGGTCTGCCGGGCCTCGGCGGTCCGGGGGGCCTGCCCGGTCTCGGCGGCCCCGGCATGCCCGGCCTTCCGGGCCTCGGCGGCGGGCACGGCAAGGGCAAGCGGCAAAAGGGCAAACGCAAATGA
- a CDS encoding GNAT family N-acetyltransferase, with product MTSGGAGILSGIPAGRAEAEAALDGIVMPQTIRTERMILEPFAMHHLSGFAEFFGDAASTRFIGGPADRSGTLDRMARFSGLWRLYGIGCYALTDERGRLHGYAGLWFPHDWPAPEIAYGLLPGSRGEGRALEAVRAVKSIAEAVGIGALISTIAPDNVGSQRVATAVGATRGERVTLNGDAADIWHHAMSPAAADRDAVVMLDSNVMPLRIRSERLTLVQWRPDHFAPFAALVSDADSMRYLGGPNSLFHATRGFIQRAGMWHLRGYGMYALEHEGRFVGSVGLWHPLNWPCAEIGYTLMPEARGQGFAAEAVAAVREVAAEQGLADLVSFIDPDNAASQAVARRVGAVPDGTTQIAGRTFGAWRHQPEAATGRPRIHELEPAL from the coding sequence ATGACGAGCGGCGGCGCCGGGATCCTCTCCGGCATCCCGGCCGGCCGCGCCGAAGCCGAGGCGGCCCTCGACGGCATCGTCATGCCCCAGACCATCCGCACCGAGCGGATGATCCTGGAGCCGTTCGCGATGCACCACCTCTCCGGCTTCGCCGAGTTCTTCGGCGACGCGGCGTCGACCCGCTTCATCGGCGGCCCGGCCGACCGGTCCGGCACGCTCGACCGGATGGCCCGCTTCAGCGGCCTGTGGCGGCTCTACGGCATCGGCTGCTACGCGCTGACCGACGAGCGTGGCCGCCTGCACGGCTACGCCGGCCTCTGGTTCCCGCACGACTGGCCGGCGCCGGAGATCGCCTACGGCCTGCTGCCGGGCTCGCGCGGCGAAGGCCGGGCGCTGGAGGCGGTGCGCGCCGTGAAGTCGATCGCCGAGGCGGTCGGCATCGGCGCCCTCATCAGCACCATCGCGCCGGACAACGTCGGCTCGCAGCGCGTCGCGACCGCCGTCGGCGCCACCCGCGGGGAGCGCGTGACGCTGAACGGCGACGCGGCCGACATCTGGCACCACGCCATGTCGCCGGCCGCGGCGGATCGCGACGCGGTGGTGATGCTCGACTCCAACGTGATGCCGCTGCGCATCCGCAGCGAGCGGCTCACCCTCGTCCAGTGGCGGCCGGATCACTTCGCCCCGTTCGCGGCGCTGGTCTCGGACGCCGATTCCATGCGTTACCTCGGCGGCCCGAACTCGCTCTTCCACGCCACGCGCGGTTTCATCCAGCGCGCCGGCATGTGGCACCTGCGCGGCTACGGCATGTATGCGCTCGAGCATGAAGGCCGCTTCGTCGGCAGCGTCGGCCTGTGGCACCCACTCAACTGGCCGTGCGCCGAGATCGGCTACACGCTGATGCCCGAGGCGCGCGGCCAGGGCTTCGCCGCCGAGGCCGTCGCCGCCGTTCGCGAGGTGGCCGCCGAGCAGGGCCTCGCCGACCTCGTCAGCTTCATCGACCCGGACAACGCCGCCTCGCAGGCGGTGGCACGCCGGGTCGGCGCCGTCCCCGACGGCACGACCCAGATCGCCGGCCGCACCTTCGGGGCGTGGCGACACCAACCCGAGGCCGCCACCGGCCGGCCCCGGATTCACGAGCTCGAACCCGCGCTTTGA